In Zingiber officinale cultivar Zhangliang chromosome 8B, Zo_v1.1, whole genome shotgun sequence, a single genomic region encodes these proteins:
- the LOC122016876 gene encoding transcription factor BHLH062-like: MVSENIPTTGNESNVVAAESQGSLPYKKGLARVPKKIHKAEREKLKRDQLNEHFVELGHVLEPDRQNNCKASILGDTTRVLRDLFAQVNSLGKENAALLSESRYVTVERNELKDENNALQSEISLLQNELQRRTQSVSVWNDTPSANPLIQPQPTTSVLSMQHPPFIIGSNPAARVQELQLFPVERTPPSTQPGPPPQVTRPHARYPAPLDLWSGQLLSTLPQTSQREIYDDSSTSTTSKEGCDKP, translated from the exons ATGGTCTCGGAAAATATTCCTACTACGGGTAATGAGTCGAATGTTGTTGCAGCAGAGTCACAAGG GTCTCTTCCTTATAAAAAAGGTCTAGCTAGAGTTCCAAAGAAGATACACAAGGCTGAGAGGGAGAAACTTAAACGTGACCAACTGAATGAACACTTTGTTGAGCTCGGACATGTGCTTG AACCAGATCGTCAAAATAATTGTAAAGCTTCCATATTAGGAGATACTACCCGAGTGCTTCGTGATCTATTTGCTCAAGTAAATTCTCTCGGGAAGGAAAATGCTGCTTTGCTATCTGAATCTCGCTAT GTTACGGTGGAGAGGAATGAGTTGAAAGATGAGAATAATGCCTTGCAATCTGAAATATCACTGCTCCAAAATGAACTACAGAGGAGAACACAGTCTGTTTCTGTCTGGAATGACACCCCTAGTGCAAATCCCCTGATTCAACCACAACCAACTACTAGTGTTCTTTCGATGCAGCATCCACCATTCATTATTGGATCCAATCCAGCTGCCCGTGTTCAGGAGCTCCAACTTTTTCCAGTGGAAAGAACACCACCATCTACGCAGCCAGGACCGCCACCTCAGGTGACAAGGCCTCATGCTAGATACCCTGCTCCATTGGACTTGTGGTCAGGTCAGCTGCTTTCTACTCTTCCACAGACATCACAACGAGAGATATATGATGATAGTAGTACAAGCACCACTAGCAAGGAAGGATGTGATAAACCATGA
- the LOC122014192 gene encoding pentatricopeptide repeat-containing protein At1g26900, mitochondrial-like produces MPAPSNFIDAAHRFPLLSRLLRTSRLTPLQLRQAHACMLKTGLHLLPFPVSKLLAAASSLAEPAYARSIFDCIASPCLFHHTAVLRSLSSAPGARSVADAIALFRSLHASPGLALNQFAFIPTLKVLAQGLRLQLGRQLHALALKLGFLLYVNVRNTLIHLYCRCGRVSDDGLYLFDEMPLRNDAVSWSALMSGYLQQSETEKVVALFLDMHRCFSEINAAALVNTFSALVDLSCCSGGETLHAYCVKSSFDSNLNVATAIADMYAKSKRMDSAAKVFDAVKRKDLVLYNCIVAGYAKAGAIEEAFAVVAKMKDEGIKPASSTFAGLLEACSSSGALMVGRRIHERIETEKVTLDAVLGTALVDMYSKTGCLDEALEVFAKMAERDVQAWTAMIKGLGINGRAEEALELFGEMEASGAEPNAVTFLSVLSACGHGGLVEAGKQCLERMVGRYGLVPGKEHYGCLIDLFGRAGMLEEAYELIERLPVVRGCALAWQSLLAGCRIHGNVEVGELAQKNLAALGDEHPSNVILLSGAYAVAGRRVDATLLESTAGEPVEKKEAGLSIIAMDSYY; encoded by the coding sequence ATGCCGGCGCCATCCAACTTCATCGACGCCGCCCATCGCTTCCCTCTCCTCTCGCGCCTCCTCCGCACTTCCCGCCTGACGCCCTTGCAGCTCCGGCAGGCCCACGCCTGCATGCTCAAGACCGGCCTCCACCTCCTCCCCTTCCCCGTCAGCAAGCTCCTCGCCGCCGCATCCTCCCTCGCCGAACCCGCCTACGCCCGCTCCATCTTCGACTGCATCGCCTCCCCCTGCCTTTTCCACCACACTGCAGTCCTTCGGAGCCTCTCCTCCGCCCCCGGCGCTCGCTCCGTGGCCGACGCCATCGCCCTCTTCCGCTCCCTCCACGCCTCCCCCGGCCTGGCGCTGAACCAGTTCGCTTTCATTCCCACCCTCAAGGTTCTCGCCCAAGGCCTCCGCCTCCAGCTCGGGAGGCAGCTCCACGCACTGGCGCTCAAACTCGGCTTTCTCCTCTACGTCAACGTCAGGAACACCTTGATCCATCTCTACTGCCGCTGCGGCCGTGTTTCCGACGACGGACTCTATCTGTTCGACGAAATGCCCCTTCGAAATGACGCCGTCTCCTGGAGCGCGTTGATGAGTGGATATCTGCAGCAGTCGGAGACCGAGAAGGTGGTCGCTTTGTTCCTCGATATGCATCGCTGCTTCTCGGAGATCAACGCGGCGGCGCTGGTGAACACTTTCTCAGCCTTGGTGGATTTATCTTGTTGCTCGGGAGGCGAAACGCTTCACGCCTACTGCGTCAAGTCTAGCTTCGACTCCAACTTGAACGTAGCTACCGCCATCGCAGACATGTACGCGAAATCCAAGCGCATGGACTCCGCGGCGAAGGTGTTCGACGCAGTGAAGAGAAAAGACTTGGTCTTGTACAATTGCATCGTCGCCGGCTACGCCAAAGCCGGAGCCATCGAAGAAGCCTTCGCGGTAGTCGCAAAGATGAAGGACGAGGGAATCAAACCGGCGTCGTCAACATTCGCCGGTCTGCTCGAAGCCTGCTCGTCGTCCGGCGCACTCATGGTCGGCCGGCGCATCCACGAGCGCATAGAGACCGAGAAGGTGACGCTGGATGCTGTCCTCGGGACCGCTTTGGTCGATATGTACTCGAAGACCGGCTGCCTCGACGAGGCCCTCGAGGTGTTCGCCAAAATGGCTGAAAGAGACGTCCAAGCCTGGACGGCGATGATCAAGGGCCTCGGAATTAACGGCCGGGCAGAAGAGGCGCTGGAGCTCTTCGGCGAGATGGAAGCGAGCGGCGCGGAACCCAACGCGGTCACCTTCTTGTCGGTGCTCAGCGCGTGTGGCCATGGAGGACTGGTGGAGGCAGGGAAGCAATGCTTGGAGAGAATGGTGGGGAGATACGGGCTCGTACCGGGAAAGGAACACTATGGATGTTTGATCGATCTGTTCGGGCGCGCGGGGATGTTGGAGGAAGCTTACGAGCTGATCGAGAGGTTGCCGGTGGTCAGAGGATGCGCCTTGGCGTGGCAGTCTCTGCTTGCGGGCTGCAGGATCCATGGAAACGTGGAGGTTGGAGAATTGGCGCAGAAGAATTTGGCGGCGCTGGGCGACGAACACCCGAGCAACGTGATACTCCTTTCCGGCGCCTACGCGGTGGCAGGGAGACGGGTGGATGCTACGCTGCTGGAATCGACGGCGGGGGAGCCGGTGGAGAAAAAGGAAGCTGGGCTCAGCATAATTGCCATGGATTCCTATTATTGA